The Rhizobiaceae bacterium genome contains the following window.
GGTGACGGAGATCACGCCGCGCGCGTCGAGCAGGTTGAAGATGTGGCTGGCCTTGATGCACTGGTCATAGGCGGGAAACACCATGCGATGGCGCTCGCCGTCCGAAACCGGCGCACCCGCCTTCAACAGGTCCCGGCATTCCTTTTCGGCGTCCTCGAAATGGCGCAGCAGGGTCGCGGTGTTGGCAAACTCGAAATTGTGCCGCGAATATTCCTGTTCGGCCTGCAGGAACACCTCGCCATAGGTGATCCTGCCCTCGCCTTCGAGGCCGTTGAAATTGAGGTCGTAAACATTGTCGACGCCCTGCACATACATTGCGAGACGTTCAAGCCCGTAGGTCAGTTCGCCTGAAACCGGCGCGCATTCGATGCCGCACACCTGCTGGAAATAGGTGAATTGCGAGACTTCCATGCCGTCGCACCAGCACTCCCAGCCCAGCCCCCATGCGCCGAGCGTCGGGCTTTCCCAATCATCCTCGACAAAACGTATGTCATGCAGCAAGGGGTCGATGCCGATGGCCGCCAGCGAACCCAGATAGAGTTCCTGCAGGTTCGGCGGGTTCGGCTTGAGGATCACCTGATACTGATAATAGTGCTGGAGCCGGTTCGGGTTTTCGCCATACCGGCCGTCCTTCGGGCGGCGCGACGGCTGCACATAGGCGGCGTTCCAC
Protein-coding sequences here:
- a CDS encoding glycine--tRNA ligase subunit alpha encodes the protein MNPARSFQGLILTLHAYWAERGCAILQPYDMEVGAGTFHPATTLRALGPKPWNAAYVQPSRRPKDGRYGENPNRLQHYYQYQVILKPNPPNLQELYLGSLAAIGIDPLLHDIRFVEDDWESPTLGAWGLGWECWCDGMEVSQFTYFQQVCGIECAPVSGELTYGLERLAMYVQGVDNVYDLNFNGLEGEGRITYGEVFLQAEQEYSRHNFEFANTATLLRHFEDAEKECRDLLKAGAPVSDGERHRMVFPAYDQCIKASHIFNLLDARGVISVTERQSYILRVRELAKACGEAFLLTEAGGAALRAA